Part of the Caulifigura coniformis genome, AACGCCTACCGGTTTCTCGCGGAGCACTATCAGCCTGGAGACCGGATCTTCCTGTTCGGCTTCAGCCGCGGCGCCTATACGGTCCGGGCCCTCGCCGGCGCCATTTACCGCTTCGGAATCCTGAGGCCCGAACTGTCCCGGCTGGCCGAGTTCGCATGGACCTCCTTCAGCGACGAACTCGACAACCTCTCGCGGGAAGACCTGTTCGAGGCAGCCGCCCGCTTCAAGAAGCATTTCGCCGTTGAGCCTCAAAGCCGGGTTCATTTCATGGGCGTCTTCGACACGGTCAGTTCGCTCGGATGGATCTGGGACAGTCGCACGCTGCTGAACACGGACCACAATCCGGCGATCGATCACATCCGGCATGCCATGGCGCTCGATGAATGCCGCGGAAATTTCCGGATCGACCGCTTCATGCCCAAGAAGGCCGATCAACACCTGTCGATGAAGGAAGTCTGGTTTCCAGGCGTCCATTCCGATATCGGAGGGGGCTACCCCGAAAAGGAGTCGGGCCTCTCGAAGTGCGCTCTGGAATGGATGCTTCGCGAAGCGGCCGACCTCGGAGCGGTCGTCAATCCGCAGCGGCGCTCCGATGTGCTCGGAGGGGCCAAAGGCATGTGCGCTCCGAATCCACTCGGCCCGATTCACCAGTCGCTGACGGGATTCTGGCGGGGCCTGGAATGGCTGCCTCGCAGGGCCTGGTGCAGGTCGCGGAAGCGAATGGTGTGGTTTCCGCCCAACCGCGGCCGCAGCCGGACCTACGACGATCCGGTCTGCCTTCATCAGTCTGTCGAAGCCAGGATGAACGCCATCCCGGACTACGGCCGCCGACTCCGTGGGACGGCATACGTCGTCGAACAGTAGACGCTGCTCCCCGCGGTTCATTCCCCGATGGCCCGCGGCTATCTTTTCTTCACTGTCTCCGAGTTCGACTCCTCTTGCGCCCTGGAGCGTTCCGTGCGAAACATTCTCTGGCTGGTCGTTGTGGCATCGTTCGCTTTCGGCGGCGATCCCCTGCAGGCCGTCGAAGCCACGAAGCCCAACATCCTCTTCGTCCTGTCAGACGACCACACCGCCGCGCATCTCGGCTGCTCCGGCGACACGACGGTGAAGACCCCCAACCTCGACCGCTTCGCCGGCGAGGGAATCCGCTTCACGAAGATGTTCACCGTCGCTCCGCAGTGCGTCCCCTCGCGGGCGGGATACATGACCGGCCGGTCCGCCGTCTCTGTCCGCATGACCCGCTTCAACTCCCCGCTCCCGCGCGACGTCGTCACACTCCCGGAACTCCTGCGCAAGGACGGCGGGTATTACACGGGCGTCTGCCGCCGCAGTTTCCACCTCGATGGCCCCGGCGGAAATCGCCTCGGGCCAGTGACCAGGAAGGTCTATCAGGACAACGACCTCGCCTCCTTCGATGAACGAGTCGACTTCCTCGACCGCAATTCCCCACGCGCCCAGACGAAGTCCAAGGTCACCGAGTTCCTCGGACAGGTCC contains:
- a CDS encoding T6SS phospholipase effector Tle1-like catalytic domain-containing protein, which gives rise to MGQNIVLCCDGTGNEISGNPSNILRLFHTLERTPEQVLYYDGGVGTLIDPMSMTRFRKWMRRKLDAAIGHSLRGNFCNAYRFLAEHYQPGDRIFLFGFSRGAYTVRALAGAIYRFGILRPELSRLAEFAWTSFSDELDNLSREDLFEAAARFKKHFAVEPQSRVHFMGVFDTVSSLGWIWDSRTLLNTDHNPAIDHIRHAMALDECRGNFRIDRFMPKKADQHLSMKEVWFPGVHSDIGGGYPEKESGLSKCALEWMLREAADLGAVVNPQRRSDVLGGAKGMCAPNPLGPIHQSLTGFWRGLEWLPRRAWCRSRKRMVWFPPNRGRSRTYDDPVCLHQSVEARMNAIPDYGRRLRGTAYVVEQ